In Deinococcus puniceus, one genomic interval encodes:
- a CDS encoding phosphoribosylanthranilate isomerase, with protein sequence MTAHIRVKVCGTTSVTDAVQAAEAGADALGFIFAPISKRLVTVEAARAASLSVGPVVARVGVFLNQGLDEVLRTAERARMSAVQLHGDLSSLYVSEVARYHPVLRVLRPADLRGNADALEVLDLPGVTLMLDAPEPGGGVPLDWEALRSVFPAGAWLAGGLGPQNVAAAIQALNPAGVDAVSRLESSAGVKNHELVRSFVLAARSGLSADGA encoded by the coding sequence ATGACTGCCCACATCCGGGTCAAGGTCTGCGGCACCACCTCTGTCACCGACGCCGTACAGGCTGCCGAAGCCGGAGCCGACGCCCTCGGTTTCATTTTCGCGCCGATCAGCAAACGGCTGGTGACAGTGGAGGCAGCGCGGGCCGCCAGCCTGAGCGTGGGGCCTGTGGTGGCGCGGGTCGGCGTGTTCCTGAATCAGGGGCTGGACGAGGTGCTCAGGACGGCGGAGCGGGCGCGGATGAGTGCGGTACAGCTTCACGGCGATTTGTCAAGCCTTTACGTGAGCGAGGTGGCCCGCTATCATCCCGTTCTGCGTGTGTTGCGCCCCGCCGATTTGAGGGGAAATGCAGACGCGCTAGAGGTGCTGGACTTGCCCGGCGTGACCCTGATGCTGGACGCACCGGAGCCGGGCGGCGGTGTGCCGCTGGACTGGGAAGCCTTGCGCTCCGTGTTTCCGGCGGGGGCTTGGCTGGCGGGTGGGCTGGGGCCGCAGAACGTGGCCGCCGCAATCCAAGCGCTGAACCCGGCAGGAGTGGACGCCGTGAGCCGCTTAGAAAGTTCTGCGGGCGTGAAAAATCATGAGTTGGTGCGATCTTTCGTCTTGGCCGCACGTTCTGGCCTCTCCGCTGATGGGGCCTAG
- the cobT gene encoding nicotinate-nucleotide--dimethylbenzimidazole phosphoribosyltransferase encodes MLISPLSPLPPELAALVAAIQPANAAAVAAARIRQAQLTKPLGALGELEDISVRLAGVFGSDRPHPRGVAVLVAAADHGVAAGPHPVSAYPPEVTPAMVANFLADTPAGLGGAAVNAIARSVGARVYVMDAGVNADLPPHPALVRAAVRRGTSDLRTGPAMSRDEALSLILAGAALARQAVQDGADLIVPGEMGIGNTTPAAALTARMLGLDRLGQDAAAVTGRGTGVDDATLERKVAAVREALARGGSDPADPLGVLADLGGFEIAAMLGMMLGAAALGKAIILDGFVEGSAALLAVALAPALADSLFAAGECAEVGHAAQLAHLNLKPMFRLGLRLGEGTGGVLAAPMLLAAAATLREMQTFAEAGVPGGA; translated from the coding sequence ATGCTCATCTCTCCCCTTTCCCCCCTGCCCCCCGAACTCGCCGCCCTAGTCGCCGCCATACAACCCGCCAACGCCGCTGCGGTGGCCGCCGCCCGCATCCGGCAGGCCCAGCTGACCAAACCGCTGGGGGCTCTGGGAGAGTTAGAAGACATCAGCGTGCGGCTGGCGGGCGTGTTCGGCTCTGACCGTCCGCACCCACGCGGCGTGGCGGTGCTGGTGGCGGCGGCAGATCACGGCGTCGCAGCAGGCCCTCACCCCGTCAGCGCCTACCCGCCCGAAGTCACGCCCGCGATGGTCGCCAACTTCTTGGCCGATACGCCCGCCGGACTGGGTGGAGCCGCCGTGAACGCCATTGCCCGCAGCGTGGGGGCGCGGGTGTACGTGATGGATGCGGGCGTGAATGCCGACCTGCCGCCCCATCCGGCGTTGGTACGGGCGGCGGTCAGGCGTGGCACTTCTGACCTGAGAACGGGGCCAGCCATGAGCCGGGATGAGGCACTGTCCCTGATTCTGGCTGGTGCGGCACTGGCCCGCCAAGCCGTGCAGGACGGCGCAGACCTGATCGTGCCCGGAGAAATGGGAATTGGAAACACCACGCCCGCTGCGGCCCTGACCGCCCGGATGTTGGGGCTGGACAGACTGGGGCAAGACGCCGCCGCCGTGACTGGACGAGGCACGGGCGTAGACGACGCCACGCTGGAGCGCAAAGTGGCCGCCGTGCGCGAGGCGTTGGCACGCGGCGGCAGCGATCCGGCTGACCCCTTGGGCGTGCTGGCCGACCTCGGCGGCTTCGAGATCGCCGCGATGCTGGGCATGATGCTGGGAGCGGCGGCTCTGGGGAAGGCCATCATTTTGGACGGATTCGTAGAAGGCAGCGCGGCCCTGCTGGCTGTGGCGTTGGCCCCCGCCCTAGCCGACTCCCTGTTTGCCGCCGGAGAGTGCGCCGAAGTGGGCCACGCCGCGCAGTTGGCTCACCTGAACCTGAAGCCCATGTTCCGGCTGGGCCTGCGCCTGGGCGAGGGCACGGGGGGCGTACTGGCCGCGCCGATGTTGCTGGCAGCGGCAGCCACCCTGCGCGAAATGCAGACCTTTGCCGAAGCTGGGGTTCCGGGTGGGGCTTGA
- the cobU gene encoding bifunctional adenosylcobinamide kinase/adenosylcobinamide-phosphate guanylyltransferase: MTLIFVTGGVRSGKSRFAERLVQERAGSSVTYLATAQAFDTEMEDRIARHRTDRPAEWHTIEEPLDVLSALQVAPTPAILLDCLSLWVSNLLLSGLDEAAILARAEAVLHAQALRGGLLIAVTNEVGSGIVPDNALARSYRDILGRVNQRFAAASAEAYLLASGLPLRLK, encoded by the coding sequence ATGACCCTGATTTTTGTGACGGGCGGCGTACGCAGCGGCAAAAGCAGGTTTGCAGAGCGGCTGGTGCAGGAGCGGGCGGGTAGCAGCGTCACGTACCTCGCCACCGCGCAGGCCTTCGACACCGAAATGGAAGACCGGATTGCCCGCCACCGCACAGACCGCCCCGCCGAGTGGCACACCATAGAGGAACCGCTGGACGTGCTGAGCGCTCTGCAAGTCGCCCCCACGCCCGCCATTCTGCTGGACTGCCTGAGCCTGTGGGTCAGCAACCTGTTGCTGTCGGGACTGGATGAGGCGGCGATTCTGGCGCGGGCCGAAGCCGTACTGCACGCCCAAGCCCTGCGCGGCGGCCTGCTGATTGCCGTCACCAACGAAGTCGGCAGCGGCATCGTGCCCGACAATGCGCTGGCCCGCAGCTACCGCGACATTCTGGGCCGTGTGAACCAACGCTTTGCCGCCGCCTCCGCCGAAGCGTATCTGCTGGCAAGCGGGCTGCCGCTTCGGCTGAAGTAG
- a CDS encoding SDR family oxidoreductase, which yields MTSVQVPFLVTGGTGQLGRPLVAELLRQGAEVRVLTRRPPTAAPTAGLTYLVGDLVTGEGLTEALRGVSTVIHAAHDPADPVQDVTATRNLLQACRNTATPPAVLYVSIVGAAQATAFGYYAGKVRGEALVQSSGLPHLIFRATQFQEFVAEILTGLTRWPLVPLVPLLPGQLQPVAVADVAAVLADHALRGTRGETVLAGPEVMTLHDLTRTWLAAHHQRKLLLPLPFVPPHPFLQAIGRGVLTAPQAAYEGRTWANFLRESTL from the coding sequence ATGACTTCCGTACAAGTTCCCTTCTTGGTCACGGGGGGCACCGGGCAACTGGGCCGCCCCCTCGTGGCCGAACTGTTGCGGCAGGGGGCCGAGGTGCGGGTGCTGACCCGCCGTCCGCCCACTGCCGCGCCCACTGCGGGCCTGACCTATCTCGTGGGCGACCTCGTGACGGGTGAGGGGCTGACCGAAGCTCTGCGCGGCGTAAGCACCGTGATTCATGCCGCCCATGACCCCGCCGACCCCGTGCAGGACGTGACGGCCACCCGCAATCTGCTGCAAGCTTGCCGGAATACCGCGACCCCGCCCGCCGTGCTGTACGTGTCGATTGTGGGCGCGGCTCAGGCCACCGCCTTTGGCTATTACGCGGGCAAGGTGCGTGGTGAAGCACTGGTACAGAGCAGCGGCCTCCCCCATCTGATTTTCCGGGCCACCCAATTTCAGGAATTTGTGGCCGAAATACTCACCGGATTGACGCGCTGGCCGCTGGTGCCGCTGGTGCCGCTGCTGCCGGGGCAACTGCAACCAGTGGCCGTAGCAGATGTGGCGGCTGTGCTGGCCGACCACGCCCTGCGCGGCACACGCGGCGAAACGGTCTTGGCCGGGCCAGAGGTGATGACGCTGCACGACCTGACGCGGACGTGGCTGGCCGCCCACCACCAGCGCAAGCTGTTGCTGCCCCTGCCCTTCGTGCCACCTCACCCCTTTTTGCAGGCTATTGGGCGCGGCGTCCTCACAGCACCGCAGGCAGCCTACGAGGGGCGCACTTGGGCCAACTTCCTGCGCGAATCCACCCTATGA
- a CDS encoding histidine phosphatase family protein: MSLESPPLTLHLIRHAPTLPNVQRRYPKVGEDAPLSDAGRALATKLSGTLATTRAAPALAYTSPTQRARETAALAGFPQAQAAPALQEAHFGVMAGHTWAELEAQYGTAPRDWIEALSDPDSDSGPPGGETGRAFHARLQEWLDDLPHAGTVLAFTHAGPLLALLRLTVGLRAAEIAPGGRAVLHRAAVHPSSMGGDWWLSHLGSPAG, encoded by the coding sequence GTGAGCTTGGAGTCTCCCCCACTCACCCTGCACCTGATCCGGCACGCGCCCACGCTGCCCAATGTTCAGCGGCGCTATCCAAAAGTGGGAGAAGACGCGCCCCTGTCGGACGCGGGGCGGGCACTGGCGACGAAACTGTCGGGCACACTGGCAACAACACGAGCGGCTCCGGCGTTGGCTTACACCTCCCCGACACAGCGGGCACGCGAAACGGCGGCGCTGGCAGGCTTTCCGCAGGCGCAAGCGGCCCCAGCCCTGCAAGAAGCCCATTTTGGCGTGATGGCAGGCCACACTTGGGCGGAACTGGAGGCGCAGTATGGGACGGCCCCGCGAGACTGGATTGAGGCCCTCTCTGATCCTGATTCCGACTCCGGGCCACCGGGCGGCGAAACGGGCCGCGCCTTCCATGCCCGCCTTCAGGAGTGGCTGGACGACCTGCCACACGCGGGAACGGTGCTAGCTTTTACGCACGCTGGCCCGCTGCTGGCCCTGCTGCGCCTGACCGTGGGTCTGCGGGCCGCCGAAATCGCGCCGGGGGGCAGGGCGGTGCTGCACCGGGCCGCAGTGCATCCATCTTCGATGGGCGGGGACTGGTGGCTCTCGCATCTGGGTTCCCCTGCTGGTTAG
- a CDS encoding adenosylcobinamide-GDP ribazoletransferase, producing MKNVFRQQLAAAHLALTFLTTLPLPHIQKVQDGDFARASAYYPLAGYAVGGVVALTLWLPLPLPNGVRAALAVGAWLLVTGMLHFDGLVDSADALFAMKSPERRLEIIHDVHVGAFGLATGALSLLMLWSLLAANIPAYAAVVAAVAARLVLLAPMNLFPAARQESLGARSREGRWGLALLLAVPALLLPGAGVAFLAALIAALLVARFAAGRLGGGISGDIYGLVVVVAELVALGAYAWGKG from the coding sequence TTGAAGAACGTGTTTAGGCAACAACTGGCCGCCGCACACCTCGCCCTGACCTTTCTGACCACGCTGCCGTTGCCGCATATCCAGAAGGTGCAAGACGGCGATTTTGCGCGGGCCAGTGCTTACTATCCGCTGGCCGGGTACGCGGTGGGCGGCGTGGTGGCCCTGACGCTGTGGCTGCCCCTACCCTTGCCGAACGGCGTGCGGGCGGCGTTGGCGGTAGGCGCGTGGTTGCTCGTGACCGGAATGCTGCACTTTGACGGCCTCGTGGACAGCGCCGACGCCCTGTTCGCCATGAAAAGCCCGGAGCGCCGCCTAGAAATCATTCATGACGTGCATGTGGGCGCGTTCGGGCTGGCCACCGGGGCCCTGAGCCTGCTGATGCTGTGGAGCCTGCTGGCGGCCAATATTCCGGCTTACGCGGCAGTGGTGGCGGCGGTGGCGGCGCGGCTGGTGCTGCTGGCCCCCATGAACCTGTTTCCGGCGGCGCGGCAGGAATCTTTGGGCGCACGCTCGCGCGAGGGACGCTGGGGGCTGGCGCTGCTGCTGGCCGTGCCCGCGCTGCTGCTGCCGGGGGCAGGCGTGGCCTTTCTGGCGGCCCTGATCGCGGCATTGCTGGTGGCCCGGTTCGCGGCGGGGCGCTTGGGCGGCGGCATCAGCGGCGATATCTACGGCCTCGTGGTGGTGGTGGCCGAACTGGTGGCGCTGGGCGCATATGCATGGGGGAAGGGGTGA
- a CDS encoding metal-dependent transcriptional regulator codes for MTARTLSPSAEDYVKQLYALGLSGQKGGGKVSTQALADALGVAPASVTGMLRKLSEQGLVSHAPYQGARLTAEGERVALEVLRHHRLLELFLHRALGVPLDEVHEEAERLEHALSERLEARIAAWLGDPTHDPHGDPIPTLAGEVPARAERRLSQLAVGDGGMVARVPDGDAEQLRALVAAGLTPGVTLQVRVVDAALGTLTVEIGPTAEHALTLALAVAAQVHVHAGAGVAESGVTESGVAGEKAPG; via the coding sequence ATGACCGCCCGCACGCTTTCACCCTCTGCCGAGGATTACGTCAAACAGCTGTACGCCCTTGGCCTGAGTGGGCAAAAAGGCGGCGGCAAAGTCAGTACGCAGGCGTTGGCCGACGCGCTCGGTGTAGCTCCGGCCAGCGTAACCGGGATGCTCCGCAAGCTCAGCGAGCAGGGCCTCGTGTCTCACGCGCCGTATCAGGGCGCACGCCTGACCGCCGAGGGCGAGCGGGTGGCGCTGGAAGTCTTGCGGCATCACCGCCTGCTGGAACTGTTTCTGCACCGGGCGTTAGGCGTGCCGCTGGACGAGGTACACGAGGAAGCCGAGCGGCTGGAACACGCCCTGAGCGAGCGGCTGGAGGCCCGCATCGCCGCGTGGCTGGGCGACCCCACGCACGACCCGCACGGCGACCCGATTCCCACGCTGGCGGGCGAGGTGCCTGCACGCGCAGAGCGGCGGCTGTCTCAGTTGGCGGTGGGCGACGGCGGTATGGTGGCCCGCGTGCCAGACGGCGACGCCGAGCAGTTGCGGGCGCTTGTGGCGGCGGGCCTGACTCCCGGCGTTACCCTACAGGTACGGGTGGTAGACGCCGCGTTGGGCACGCTGACCGTTGAGATCGGCCCCACTGCAGAGCACGCTCTGACGCTGGCCCTCGCTGTGGCCGCGCAGGTTCACGTTCATGCCGGAGCTGGTGTGGCCGAGTCTGGTGTTACTGAGTCTGGTGTTGCCGGGGAGAAGGCCCCCGGTTGA
- a CDS encoding RNA polymerase sigma factor — translation MTLNDSPDLQHLPDEALVQAFRQSGPRREGAFEVLVTRHAPRIHRLAASMVGPSAADDVVQDVFIAVHGGLNTFRAEAAFSTWLHRIALNACMRALKARQNVPLESVAEPAAPHNLALSGENTDLRERLARAMHTLPPDQREALALRELSGLDYAEIADITGAELGTVKSRINRARAALRALLTKTGVTP, via the coding sequence GTGACCTTGAATGACTCTCCCGATCTCCAACATTTGCCTGATGAGGCGCTGGTGCAGGCCTTCCGGCAGTCGGGGCCGCGCCGCGAGGGGGCGTTCGAGGTGCTAGTCACGCGCCACGCGCCGCGTATTCACCGCCTCGCCGCCAGCATGGTTGGCCCCAGCGCGGCAGACGACGTGGTGCAGGACGTGTTTATCGCGGTTCACGGTGGCCTGAACACCTTCCGGGCAGAGGCGGCCTTTTCCACCTGGCTGCACCGAATCGCCCTGAATGCCTGCATGCGGGCGCTGAAAGCCCGCCAGAATGTGCCGCTGGAATCGGTGGCCGAGCCTGCCGCGCCGCACAATCTGGCGTTGTCTGGAGAAAATACCGACCTGCGCGAACGCCTTGCCCGCGCCATGCACACGCTGCCGCCCGATCAGCGCGAGGCGTTGGCTCTGCGCGAATTGTCGGGGCTGGACTACGCCGAAATAGCCGACATTACGGGCGCGGAACTGGGCACCGTGAAAAGCCGAATCAACCGGGCGCGGGCCGCGTTGCGCGCGCTGCTGACCAAAACAGGAGTGACCCCATGA
- a CDS encoding DUF1800 domain-containing protein, which translates to MTLPPYSRPLTAEDAAHLLRRTSFGATDAQIRALVGRDARTVARELLSFDGAEAPGNPFDPAQAATPAAGLQLIRARWLFEMLYGPHPLRERLTLLWSNHFVVGTDKVKNVPALTEYLSLLRRHAATPSFSAFALDVARTPAMLRYLDNDQNRNGKPNENFSRELLELFTTGIGSPTQQNYTEEDVKEGARALSGWTFIGGRGNQKYLEAPKFVFNPKQHDNGRKTYLGKTGNLTGEDVLALAAGHPATAVFVARKLHRAFVSDVPTEAAVKGSAETFARTGGNIRAVLEELLSSEVFYASRAAVIRGPVEFIAAALRSFGSPKMEAKQLLNLVQTAGRMGQLLLQPDTVKGWDGGREWINDTTLLGRMQLAAALSLGANAPKLDTPPTPLALLGTERAATAAALNGLSAKQRTYLMLISPEFQLA; encoded by the coding sequence ATGACCCTCCCCCCTTATTCCCGCCCCCTGACTGCTGAGGACGCCGCGCACCTGCTGAGGCGCACTTCGTTCGGGGCCACCGACGCCCAAATTCGCGCACTGGTGGGCCGTGATGCCCGCACCGTGGCCCGTGAACTCCTGAGTTTCGACGGCGCTGAGGCTCCCGGCAATCCCTTTGACCCGGCGCAGGCGGCCACCCCTGCTGCGGGCCTGCAACTGATCCGTGCCCGCTGGCTCTTCGAAATGCTGTACGGCCCCCACCCCCTACGCGAACGCCTGACGCTGCTGTGGAGCAACCATTTTGTGGTGGGCACCGACAAGGTGAAGAACGTGCCCGCGCTGACCGAATACCTGTCGCTGTTGCGGCGGCACGCGGCCACGCCCAGCTTTTCGGCCTTCGCGCTGGACGTGGCCCGCACGCCCGCCATGCTGCGGTACCTCGACAACGATCAGAACCGCAACGGCAAGCCCAACGAAAACTTTAGCCGAGAGTTGCTGGAACTGTTTACCACCGGGATCGGCTCCCCTACGCAGCAAAACTACACCGAGGAAGACGTGAAGGAAGGGGCGCGGGCGCTGAGTGGCTGGACATTTATCGGCGGGCGCGGCAACCAAAAGTATCTGGAAGCTCCGAAATTCGTGTTCAACCCCAAGCAGCACGACAACGGGCGCAAGACCTACTTGGGCAAAACGGGCAATCTGACGGGCGAAGACGTGCTGGCGCTGGCGGCGGGGCATCCGGCCACCGCCGTATTCGTGGCCCGCAAGTTGCACCGCGCCTTCGTGTCCGATGTGCCCACCGAGGCCGCCGTGAAGGGCAGCGCCGAAACGTTTGCCCGCACGGGCGGCAACATTCGCGCCGTACTGGAAGAACTGCTGTCCAGCGAAGTGTTTTATGCCAGCCGCGCCGCCGTGATTCGTGGCCCGGTGGAGTTTATCGCCGCCGCCCTCCGCAGTTTTGGCAGCCCCAAGATGGAAGCCAAGCAACTGCTGAATCTGGTGCAAACCGCCGGACGCATGGGCCAACTGCTGCTGCAACCCGACACCGTGAAGGGCTGGGATGGGGGCCGAGAATGGATCAATGACACCACCCTGCTGGGGCGCATGCAACTGGCCGCCGCCCTCAGCCTCGGCGCGAACGCCCCCAAGCTGGACACCCCGCCCACGCCGCTGGCCCTGCTGGGCACGGAGCGGGCAGCGACGGCGGCGGCTTTAAACGGCCTGAGTGCCAAGCAACGGACGTATCTAATGCTGATCAGTCCGGAATTTCAATTGGCTTAA
- a CDS encoding DUF1501 domain-containing protein — protein MSLHRRDFLKYSALAVAATSGMPGFLARAATQATGQKTLVVIQLTGGNDGLNTLIPYSNGAYYAARPTIAIPKKDVLTLGPDLGMHPSLKPLMGLWDSGQLAWMENIGYPNPNRSHFASMAIWHTADPTQAQAEGWIGRIAEQIGDPFCASNIGSSTPQALRAAEFSLPSIDAVDNFQVKLPAGLEGAFGAMLDAPRDGEADYLVRATRQMMSNTQKVQANVGKYKAGASYPEGKFATQLKDAARLIASGTGQRILYVSLGGFDTHAGQRGEQDELLATLASGLAAFQTDLERQGVAERVVVMGFSEFGRRVAENDSAGTDHGQGSVMFALGKGVKGGIHGDSPDLEDLSLGDIKYKQDFRGVYAGALSGWLGLNARDILGGDFKGPQWLA, from the coding sequence ATGTCCCTACACCGCCGCGACTTCCTTAAATATTCGGCCCTCGCCGTCGCCGCCACCAGCGGAATGCCCGGTTTTCTGGCGCGGGCAGCCACACAAGCCACCGGACAAAAAACACTCGTCGTTATTCAGCTTACGGGCGGCAACGACGGCCTGAATACCCTGATTCCCTACAGCAACGGCGCGTACTATGCGGCCCGGCCTACCATCGCCATTCCCAAAAAAGACGTGCTGACGCTTGGGCCAGATTTGGGAATGCATCCCAGCCTGAAACCGCTGATGGGCCTCTGGGACTCGGGCCAACTGGCGTGGATGGAAAATATCGGCTACCCGAATCCCAACCGCTCGCACTTTGCCAGCATGGCGATCTGGCACACCGCCGACCCCACGCAGGCGCAGGCCGAGGGCTGGATTGGCCGCATTGCCGAGCAGATCGGTGACCCCTTTTGTGCCAGCAACATCGGCTCCAGCACGCCGCAGGCCCTCCGCGCCGCCGAATTCAGTTTGCCCAGCATCGACGCGGTAGACAACTTTCAGGTCAAGCTGCCTGCTGGCCTAGAAGGCGCGTTCGGAGCCATGCTGGACGCGCCCCGTGACGGCGAGGCCGACTATCTGGTGCGGGCCACCCGCCAGATGATGAGCAACACCCAAAAAGTGCAGGCCAATGTGGGCAAATACAAGGCCGGGGCCAGCTACCCAGAAGGCAAATTTGCCACGCAACTGAAGGACGCGGCCCGATTGATCGCGTCTGGCACGGGCCAGCGCATCCTGTATGTCAGTCTGGGCGGCTTCGATACCCACGCGGGGCAGCGCGGCGAGCAGGATGAATTGCTGGCGACGTTGGCCTCTGGGCTTGCCGCCTTCCAGACCGATCTGGAGCGGCAGGGTGTGGCCGAAAGGGTAGTGGTCATGGGCTTTTCCGAATTCGGGCGGCGCGTGGCCGAAAACGACTCTGCCGGAACCGATCACGGGCAGGGCAGCGTGATGTTTGCGCTGGGCAAGGGCGTGAAGGGCGGCATCCACGGCGACAGTCCTGATCTGGAAGACCTCTCGCTGGGCGACATCAAATACAAGCAGGATTTCCGGGGCGTGTACGCGGGCGCACTGAGCGGCTGGCTGGGCCTGAATGCCCGCGACATTCTAGGCGGAGACTTTAAAGGGCCGCAGTGGTTGGCTTGA
- a CDS encoding TetR/AcrR family transcriptional regulator, producing MARPRIISDEQITAAAREVFLEHGFSATTAEIARRAGISEGTLFKRFPSKEDIFEEVVGLREAPRWREHLNAQVGCGDVRRNLERAALELLEAAARFLPNLMLMFSRGQANPLLMKLENPLREDTQAVAAYLRAEVALGRIRPVDADVTALLWMGAMTQYLHLEHMMPDPTHPPMDSGRLVRGVMDVLWPGLEP from the coding sequence ATGGCCCGCCCCCGCATTATCAGCGACGAACAGATCACGGCGGCGGCCCGTGAAGTGTTTCTAGAACATGGATTTTCGGCCACAACTGCCGAAATTGCGCGGCGTGCCGGGATTTCCGAAGGCACGCTCTTTAAGCGGTTTCCGAGTAAGGAGGATATTTTTGAGGAAGTGGTGGGGCTGCGCGAAGCTCCCCGGTGGCGAGAACACCTGAATGCACAAGTGGGCTGCGGCGACGTGCGGCGCAATCTGGAACGTGCGGCGCTGGAACTCCTCGAGGCCGCCGCCCGCTTTTTGCCCAACCTGATGCTGATGTTTTCTCGTGGACAGGCCAACCCGCTGCTAATGAAGCTGGAAAACCCACTGCGCGAGGACACGCAGGCGGTAGCGGCTTATTTGCGGGCAGAAGTGGCGCTGGGACGCATCCGGCCTGTAGACGCCGACGTGACGGCGCTGCTCTGGATGGGCGCGATGACCCAGTACCTGCACCTCGAACACATGATGCCTGACCCGACTCACCCTCCGATGGACAGTGGGCGGCTGGTGCGCGGCGTGATGGATGTGCTGTGGCCGGGGCTGGAACCGTGA
- a CDS encoding TolC family protein, whose protein sequence is MRFSPTVLLSVTLLVGLPAAQAQTAPPTPTAPVEAAPAAAPAPVPPVSVAPAAVSPTLTLGQTLTLVRASPGWRSADLQYRSAQLSLESARARAGLNVTVGTDASLAKVPFDSGDWLGNATLTAQVSASVLPWSATFEGVRIAERALNRAGADLRDTRVSLVVGAVRAYGAAREATAGAALAEAQATLAARQLEVARAQRTANLIPELALQEREAGLQSAQNAAAQARTAVKLAARGLANLLGQSVTLPATAAAFDAVPSLPAAPVDVDALVARALLARPEVIRAAAQLADAGAQQRAAQLDLSLPDISAGVQYGQLSSGQGGAGRTVGGSLNVKSGVAAAQVSFPLRDPGEAAKTGLALSLNASLPVFGSGKGTALASANVGQQAAALALDSARQSVDLDVRQKAADLLTALDRVEEAASALARAQANLTTTRARLDAGLVTPLDVAQAELSAAQAQNALNAATANAYVSSLLLAQASTELDPTLLNGGF, encoded by the coding sequence ATGCGATTTTCTCCTACTGTTTTGTTGTCTGTCACGCTGCTGGTGGGGCTGCCCGCCGCGCAGGCCCAGACCGCCCCGCCCACTCCCACCGCCCCGGTTGAAGCGGCTCCGGCTGCTGCCCCCGCTCCTGTTCCTCCTGTGTCTGTTGCCCCTGCCGCTGTTTCCCCCACGCTGACCCTCGGGCAGACGCTGACGCTGGTGCGGGCGTCTCCAGGCTGGCGCAGCGCCGATTTGCAGTACCGCTCGGCGCAACTGAGCTTAGAGAGTGCCCGCGCCCGTGCTGGCCTGAATGTCACGGTGGGCACCGATGCCAGTTTGGCAAAGGTTCCCTTCGATTCTGGCGACTGGCTGGGCAATGCCACCCTGACCGCGCAGGTGTCGGCCAGCGTGCTGCCTTGGTCGGCTACCTTCGAGGGGGTGCGGATTGCCGAACGCGCCCTGAACCGCGCCGGGGCCGACTTGCGTGATACCCGCGTGTCGCTGGTGGTGGGGGCAGTGCGGGCCTACGGTGCGGCGAGAGAAGCCACCGCAGGCGCAGCGTTGGCCGAGGCTCAGGCCACCCTTGCCGCCCGCCAACTGGAGGTGGCCCGTGCCCAGCGCACCGCCAACCTGATTCCCGAACTGGCCCTGCAAGAGCGTGAGGCGGGCCTGCAAAGCGCCCAGAACGCGGCAGCGCAGGCCAGAACTGCCGTGAAGCTGGCGGCGCGGGGGCTGGCGAATCTGCTCGGCCAGAGCGTGACGCTGCCTGCCACCGCTGCCGCCTTCGACGCCGTGCCGTCCCTGCCCGCCGCGCCCGTCGACGTAGACGCATTGGTGGCCCGCGCTCTGCTGGCCCGCCCCGAAGTGATCCGCGCCGCTGCACAACTGGCCGATGCCGGGGCGCAGCAACGCGCCGCGCAACTCGATCTGTCTCTCCCCGATATTTCTGCGGGCGTGCAGTACGGGCAATTGAGCAGCGGGCAAGGTGGGGCCGGGCGCACGGTGGGCGGCAGCCTGAACGTCAAATCGGGCGTGGCGGCGGCGCAGGTCAGCTTTCCCTTACGCGATCCGGGCGAGGCCGCCAAAACCGGACTGGCCCTGAGCCTGAATGCCAGCCTGCCCGTGTTCGGCAGCGGCAAAGGCACGGCCCTCGCCAGCGCGAATGTGGGCCAGCAGGCCGCAGCATTGGCCCTCGATTCGGCCCGCCAGAGCGTAGATCTGGATGTGCGCCAAAAGGCCGCCGACCTGCTGACCGCGCTTGACCGGGTAGAGGAGGCGGCGTCGGCGTTGGCCCGCGCACAAGCCAACCTGACCACCACCCGCGCCCGCTTGGACGCCGGATTGGTCACGCCTCTGGACGTCGCGCAGGCCGAACTGAGCGCCGCACAGGCCCAGAACGCGCTGAACGCCGCTACAGCCAACGCTTACGTGTCCTCGCTGCTGCTTGCACAGGCCAGCACCGAACTCGATCCCACCTTGCTGAATGGGGGGTTCTAG